The following nucleotide sequence is from Anaerococcus sp. Marseille-Q7828.
TTACAGGAACTGTAGAAGTAGTATAACCATACTTTTCAACAATTTGGCTAAATTGCTTAGCACCCTCAGCATTGGTTCTATCAGATTGGCCGATGTAAATATGTTTATCAACAACCATAACATCTCCACCTTCCATTGTGCCTGGAGCTTCGATGTAGAATATTTGATCATCTGAATAATATTTCTTGATAGCTGGCTCTATCTCAAATTTTTCACCATTTCTGCTTTCTCTAGGAGAATTGGTAATAATAGCACATTCCTTCAAAACTACAGCAGGGTCTTCAACAAAGCAAGAATCAGGATATTCTTCCAAAGCTTCCAAAACAAGAGCCTTGACACCCAAACTTTCAATAGTCTTTACGTATTCAGCATGTTGGTTGATAGCATCCTCATAAATAGGCTTATCCTCACTAAACATACCAGTACTAATACCCTCTATCATAGACTTACTTGGTTTTCTTACAATTATATTTTTAAATTCTAGCATGGTATCCTCCGTATTTAAAATTATATCTGAGGTTAAATAATATTATACCCAATACTAGAATATTAACTTTTAAAGTTTATACTTTCAAAAAAAGATAATGCCATCGCTAGCATTATCTTTTCAACTAATCAATAACTTTAACTCCAAGATTTTTTAGGGTTTCATCAACCCATGGTCTGTCGTAAGTTCCATCAGTTTTCATAGTTTCAAGGATTTTTTCTTCCTTTTTGTTTATTTCCTTTACTTTTTTTATTACTTCAGTTACATCTTCTGGTTTAATTACAACTATACCGTCACTATCTCCTACTAAGATATCCCCTGGTCTTATTGCTTGGCCCCCTAGAGATATTTCTGTCCCTATTTCTCCAGGACCATTTTTGTATGGGCCGTTTGGGGAGATTCCTGTTGCATAGATTGCCATATCATCCCATTTTTCTAGCTCATCACTATCTCTAACGCAACCATCTGTTACCATTGCAGTAACTCCCCTAAGCTTACAGTAGTTTGCCATTAGTTCACCAAAAATCGCTCTATTTGTTGTTCCTAGGGAGTCTATTACTATTACATCTCCTGGATTTGCTAGATCCATGGCTTTGTGTAAGAATAGATTATCTCCTTGTGCAACTCTTACTGTGAATGCCGGACCTATTAATCTAGTTTTATTTAATGGTCTAATGCTTTGATCCAAAGATGATGTTCTTCCCATTGCATCATCAAGATTTGCTACTGGGAAATCTTTTAATTGGTCTATTAATTCTCTTTCTGGTCTTTCAAATTTTAGATTAATTATATTATTAAAACTCATTTTCGCTCTCTTCTATTTATTTTCTATCAGCACTTCTTCTAAATATAAATGCTATTGTATAAAATACGAGCATTATTCCTAATCCTATCCCTAATAGTTTGATTGCTCCATTTTCCCCCATAGCAAGTGCTGGACCTAGTGTTATCATTCCTACCCAGATTGGCATAAAGAAAAATAAGAACATTCCTGATGAGTCACCTGATGCTGATTGACCTTTTGAGTCTACGCATCTTAAAAGTGTCATTCCTGTTGCAGCATTTCCTGTACATTGGCCAAACATATTTACCATTTTTTCAAACCACTCATCTTTACAAAAAAATTTACAACCAAAAATATAAAGTGGTGTTAGAATTGCAAACATCACTACACAATAGATTATAATTGGTACTATGTATGACACCATAGCGGCTGAATTTATTGTTCCTACTGCTGCTACAATTAGATATTCTAGGGCAAATCCTGATATATTTGTAACTGTTGTCTTATCTACATATTGGTCAGCTCCTGTTTTTACCATTAATGGCCAAATTATGATGGCGCCAATAATGCCAAGAACTATATCATTCACTTTGCTAAATCCTTCAGTGATGTATGTTGCTCCTAATTCTCTAATAGCATATCCGAGCATTATACAAAGTGCTATAAAAGCCATTTGTAGAGCAATTGGGTTGATTCCTGCTGTTGAAGTTTTTACTCTACCAATTGGAACTTGCTTTTCAACTGGTTTTACACCACCAAAATAATCGGCTGGTAATTTTTCTGGTTTATCAACGTATTCAGTATAACCTTTTCTTATACCCCAGTTTACTATTGGCATTCCTATTGATAGGGCTGATACAAGACCAATTGTAGATGTTATCATGGCAATACCCATAAAGTCGGGATATCCACCTTCTATGAATAATTGAGCTGCTGATCCTGCTGCACCGTGACCTGCAAAAAATGAATAGATTGAAACCAATCCCCAGTTTGGTGGTAAACCTTTCCATATTTTAGAAAGTAACAGTCCAACTAATACTCCGAAAAACAATTGAGCTCCATATGTAGCTGCACCCACAAAGGTATAATCAGCATAAGATCTTGCTCTTTTGACATTTAAATCAGCACCAAACACTAAACAGGTAAGTATAATTATTATTAAAAAAGATGGATATTTCGATACTCCTTCAGATATAGGTACCACATTTAATATTTGTGGACCCATAATTAGCAAAAGTAAACCACCAATTACTGAAGATGGTATAAAAACTTTTTGTAATATTGTAACTTTTTCTCTTATGAACCATCCTAATAGCAAAAACAAGCTCAAGTACATAAAGTCTAATATTAATTTCATTGATTTCTCCTAATTTTCTTTAGTTTGTAATTTGTGGTAGCCAAATTTTTCTCTTGCTTCTTTTAAGCTAGAGCCATTTTTTATAGCTGCTTCGATTTGAGATTCTTTTTCGTGGATACTGTTAGCAATTTCTAGTACTTCTTCACACTTTTCAAAAGGAATTACTATAACACCAGAAGCATCACCTAGAATTATGTCACCATTCTTAACTCTAATATCAGATATTTGGATATCTTCATTTACAGCTCTTACTTCAACTCTATCTTTTCCGGTTCTCATATAATAACCTTTAGAATATATAGGATAATCAAGTTCTCTTATAGTAGGAACATCTCTACAAACCCCGTCTATAACCGTTGCTTCTATATTATGTTCTTT
It contains:
- a CDS encoding arginine deiminase-related protein, which gives rise to MLEFKNIIVRKPSKSMIEGISTGMFSEDKPIYEDAINQHAEYVKTIESLGVKALVLEALEEYPDSCFVEDPAVVLKECAIITNSPRESRNGEKFEIEPAIKKYYSDDQIFYIEAPGTMEGGDVMVVDKHIYIGQSDRTNAEGAKQFSQIVEKYGYTTSTVPVTEGLHLKDFAIYLENNNMLVSEKMNEEEAFKDFNRFVVPKEELYAINSLYINGTVLVPDGFPKTLEHIKSLGYPVKVVNTDEFKKIDGSLTCLSLRF
- a CDS encoding RraA family protein, translating into MSFNNIINLKFERPERELIDQLKDFPVANLDDAMGRTSSLDQSIRPLNKTRLIGPAFTVRVAQGDNLFLHKAMDLANPGDVIVIDSLGTTNRAIFGELMANYCKLRGVTAMVTDGCVRDSDELEKWDDMAIYATGISPNGPYKNGPGEIGTEISLGGQAIRPGDILVGDSDGIVVIKPEDVTEVIKKVKEINKKEEKILETMKTDGTYDRPWVDETLKNLGVKVID
- a CDS encoding sodium/glutamate symporter, whose amino-acid sequence is MKLILDFMYLSLFLLLGWFIREKVTILQKVFIPSSVIGGLLLLIMGPQILNVVPISEGVSKYPSFLIIIILTCLVFGADLNVKRARSYADYTFVGAATYGAQLFFGVLVGLLLSKIWKGLPPNWGLVSIYSFFAGHGAAGSAAQLFIEGGYPDFMGIAMITSTIGLVSALSIGMPIVNWGIRKGYTEYVDKPEKLPADYFGGVKPVEKQVPIGRVKTSTAGINPIALQMAFIALCIMLGYAIRELGATYITEGFSKVNDIVLGIIGAIIIWPLMVKTGADQYVDKTTVTNISGFALEYLIVAAVGTINSAAMVSYIVPIIIYCVVMFAILTPLYIFGCKFFCKDEWFEKMVNMFGQCTGNAATGMTLLRCVDSKGQSASGDSSGMFLFFFMPIWVGMITLGPALAMGENGAIKLLGIGLGIMLVFYTIAFIFRRSADRK
- a CDS encoding RraA family protein, translated to MLDFVEEFRKLDTATVSDAMDKIGIECALHGIKPIDHKHKICGKAFTVAYMPCGLVKGTVGDFIDDVKEGEVVVIDNDGRTDCTVWGDIMSFYAKEHNIEATVIDGVCRDVPTIRELDYPIYSKGYYMRTGKDRVEVRAVNEDIQISDIRVKNGDIILGDASGVIVIPFEKCEEVLEIANSIHEKESQIEAAIKNGSSLKEAREKFGYHKLQTKEN